The proteins below are encoded in one region of Lactuca sativa cultivar Salinas chromosome 3, Lsat_Salinas_v11, whole genome shotgun sequence:
- the LOC122196371 gene encoding secreted RxLR effector protein 161-like — MGCRPSTFPMDKNAKLQKNDEDKRADAHKYRRLVGRLLYLQATRPDITYSVNVLSQFATDPRESHMNAAMRVLRYLKATLAQGILLTKEVEANLIAYTDSDWLGCPDTKRLMTGYLLLLGGAPISWKSKRQFVVSRSSAKPEYRAMATTVSEVIWLRWLLKELGIEQSDPTQLLCDNMAMKHIANNPVFHESTEHVEMDCYFVCECVESKEVKPLHIDTKSQVADLFTKALGAKQLQSLLDKLGICNLHAPT, encoded by the coding sequence ATGGGGTGTCGGCCTAGCACTTTTCCCATGGATAAAAATGCTAAACTCCAGAAGAATGATGAAGATAAGCGAGCGGATGCACATAAATATAGAAGACTAGTAGGAAGATTGCTATACTTACAAGCAACCAGGCCCGACATTACCTACTCGGTTAACGTTTTAAGCCAGTTTGCGACAGATCCTCGTGAAAGTCACATGAATGCTGCTATGAGAGTGTTGAGATACTTGAAAGCTACACTGGCACAGGGGATACTCCTTACAAAGGAGGTTGAAGCAAATTTAATTGCTTATACCGATTCAGATTGGCTTGGGTGTCCAGATACGAAAAGATTGATGACCGGTTACTTATTACTTCTGGGGGGTGCCCCGATATCATGGAAATCGAAAAGGCAGTTTGTTGTGTCTCGCTCTTCCGCAAAACCTGAATATCGAGCAATGGCAACTACGGTTAGTGAAGTCATTTGGCTTCGATGGCTTCTAAAAGAGTTAGGTATAGAACAAAGTGATCCTACTCAACTATTATGTGACAACATGGCTATGAAACACATTGCAAATAACCCGGTATTTCACGAGAGCACCGAGCACGTTGAAATGGATTGCTATTTTGTCTGTGAATGCGTCGAGTCAAAAGAAGTGAAACCTTTACACATTGACACTAAGTCTCAAGTTGCGGATTTGTTTACCAAAGCTTTGGGAGCTAAACAACTCCAATCTCTACTTGACAAGTTGGGCATTTGCAACCTTCATGCTCCAACTTGA
- the LOC111882315 gene encoding uncharacterized protein LOC111882315: MAKFTTMVSLLSIAVVLLIASTVNAGSDAPFIVVHKKATLNRLNSAVEKLSVSINIYNQGSAAAYDVSLSDDGWSPEIFSIVSGNTSTSWEKLDVGALLSHSFELESRTKSVFYSTPAVITFRVPTKAALQEAYSTPLLPLEILSDKPRKTTLGLSLMVKYGNLVSVISLVVLFVYLMVTPPNKSNAAKGSKKRR; the protein is encoded by the exons ATGGCCAAGTTCACCACCATGGTTTCTCTCCTCTCCATTGCAGTAGTCCTATTGATCGCATCGACGGTAAATGCCGGATCCGACGCTCCGTTCATCGTAGTTCACAAGAAAGCCACACTCAATAGGCTCAATTCCGCCGTCGAAAAACTCTCCGTTTCCATAAACATCTATAACCAAGGATCTGC GGCTGCATATGATGTTAGCCTCTCTGATGATGGCTGGTCTCCTGAGATATTCAGCATTGTCTCAGGGAACACTTCAACCTCTTGGGAAAAACTTGATGT TGGTGCTCTTCTATCACACTCATTTGAGTTAGAATCCAGAACAAAATCTGTCTTTTACAGCACACCTGCTGTTATTACATTCCGTGTCCCCACAAAGGCTGCACTACAG GAAGCATATTCGACCCCACTTCTGCCTCTTGAAATCCTATCAGATAAGCCACGCAAAACTACACTTGGTCTT AGCTTGATGGTGAAATATGGCAACTTAGTATCTGTAATCTCCCTTGTGGTTTTATTCGTGTATCTGATGGTAACCCCACCTAATAAGTCCAATGCTGCAAAGGGAAGTAAGAAGAGGCGTTGA
- the LOC111882312 gene encoding GEM-like protein 5, with protein MYPQQPPPSSSSSSSDPAANYWETHVMGTPVPPSSNQNNPHAPPNPYAQYGAPPPQPPPNNMDNVKKKLNMWGNKAEVAATNIWSNLKTGQSVTGSAWGKMSLTAKALTEGGFESLYKQKFTTYTHEKLSRTFACHLSTSTGPVAGTLYLSNIHVAFCSDRPLSSIQPNGMEAWIHYKVIIPLEKIATVNPITIPGKKQIDKYIQLSTIDGQDFWFMGFVNHDKAAKHLLAGVSTCVKSVPIHQ; from the exons ATGTACCCACAACAACCACCGCCATCGTCTTCATCGTCCTCCTCCGATCCGGCAGCCAATTATTGGGAGACTCACGTCATGGGAACACCGGTACCCCCTTCCTCCAACCAAAACAACCCCCACGCTCCTCCCAATCCCTACGCCCAATACGGCGCCCCTCCGCCTCAACCTCCGCCCAACAATATGGATAACGTCAAGAAGAAACTTAATATGTGGGGCAACAAGGCGGAGGTCGCCGCTACCAACATCTGGAGCAATT TGAAAACGGGGCAATCTGTAACCGGATCTGCGTGGGGGAAAATGAGTTTGACAGCGAAAGCGTTAACTGAAGGTGGATTTGAATCCCTTTACAAACAGAAGTTCACGACTTACACACACGAGAAACTCAGCCGGACTTTTGCTTGTCACTTATCGACGTCCACCGGACCTGTCGCCGGAACTCTTTATCTCTCTAACATTCATGTTGCCTTCTGTAGCGATCGCCCCTTGTCTTCCATTCAACCCAACGGCATGGAGGCTTGGATCCATTACAAG GTAATAATCCCATTGGAGAAGATAGCAACAGTAAACCCAATCACAATCCCAGGCAAGAAACAAATAGACAAGTACATCCAGCTCTCTACAATCGATGGTCAAGATTTCTGGTTTATGGGTTTTGTGAATCATGACAAAGCAGCAAAACATCTTCTAGCTGGTGTCTCCACTTGTGTTAAATCAGTCCCAATTCATCAATAA